Within the Achromobacter spanius genome, the region AGCCTGGGGCAAGAACGCCAGCTATCACTTCGTCTTCACCCGGCAACATCGCGGCAAGCTTGACGAGTTGAGCGCGTTGATCGAGCGCGGTCAGTTGCGACCACATGTGGGCGCCGTCTATTCGCTGGCCGACATTGCACAGGCCCATGCCAGGCTTGAGACGCCCAACAATGGCCTGCAGGGAAAGATCGCGATTGCGGTTGCGTCGTCTATTTAATCCAACGCCGCCCGCATCTTCTTCAGATCGTTTTCCAGCTGGATGCGCATCACCTTCAGCAGCTCGCGGGCGTTGCCCGACAAGGGCATGCCCGAGCGGAACACCAGCAGGCTGGTGAAGCTGATTTCCAGTGACACCCGCTTGATCGTGAGCCCGCGCGACAGATAGTCCAGCGCCATGATGGGATGCACCATGCCGATGCCCACGCCATTGAGCGCGAACTCGCAGACCGAGTTGGAATAGGGCGTTTCCAGCATGGGCCGCAGATTCAGGCCAACCGCCTGCATCGCGGCTTCCAGGCGGCGTCGGCTGGCGTCTTCCGGGTTGAGCGCAATGAAAGGGTGTTCAACGAGGTCTTGCGGGTCAATCACTTTCTTGCGCGCCAGCGGATGGCGGTTGTGCATGGCGATCACGCCCGGCGTGCGCAGGAATTCCGAGTGTTCAAGGCCCAGCACCGAGAGTTCGTCGGCCATCAGCCCGAAGTCGAGCTGGCCGGCCGCCACCTGGCGCAGCACCTCGCGCGAACTCATGATCTGAAACGACATCTGCAAGCGGCGGTCGGCAAGGCCGAAGGCGGCGATGGCGCGTGGCATGAAGCCGGTGCCCAGCGCGGGCAACGAACCAATCGCCAGCCGGCCCACGCCAAACGATTTAAGGCTGCGAATGCGGTGTTCGATCAACTCGAAACCGGCAAAGCAGCGATCCACCTCTTCCATCAGCGCGCCGGCCTCGGGCGTGGCGACCAGCCGGCCGCGCACCCGTTCAAACAGGCGCAGCCCCGAGCTGTCTTCAAGTTTGCGGATTGACTGGCTGATGGCGGGTTGGGACACCCCCAGCAGGTTGGCGGCCTTGCTGGTTGTACCGGCCTGCATGACGGCGCGGAAAACCTGGATTTCACGCATATCCATATATAAGTCCTGCTTATCGACTAAGTCAGTTCAATTGTTGAGGGAATTGGTCTGAGCGTCCAGACTGCGTGTCATCGAGATCTCTCCTACG harbors:
- a CDS encoding LysR substrate-binding domain-containing protein, translating into MDMREIQVFRAVMQAGTTSKAANLLGVSQPAISQSIRKLEDSSGLRLFERVRGRLVATPEAGALMEEVDRCFAGFELIEHRIRSLKSFGVGRLAIGSLPALGTGFMPRAIAAFGLADRRLQMSFQIMSSREVLRQVAAGQLDFGLMADELSVLGLEHSEFLRTPGVIAMHNRHPLARKKVIDPQDLVEHPFIALNPEDASRRRLEAAMQAVGLNLRPMLETPYSNSVCEFALNGVGIGMVHPIMALDYLSRGLTIKRVSLEISFTSLLVFRSGMPLSGNARELLKVMRIQLENDLKKMRAALD